A genome region from Pseudanabaena sp. Chao 1811 includes the following:
- a CDS encoding response regulator, translating to MDSSSKTKLLIVDDEVDNLDLLYRIFHHSYQILRAKNGFEALAILEGEPDIGVIISDQRMPMMSGTELLSQVAEIYPDTLRIILTAHTDVHDLVEAINQSKVFKYITKPYHVEELVQVIQQATEIHKLLKSRTSKLRNELESAEAKYKSIFENAIEGIFRTTIDGRYLIANPMLAKIYGYPSSSSLINSVTNIANQLYVNPSRRQEFIDILLSHETVTNFESQVYRRDGTKIWISENVRAVRDEEGTLIGFEGTVQDITQRKRAEEESQLLQRLTLEISAANDFQSALEITLSKICQFTGWDYGEAWIPSPDSQVLVCSPAWYSSIEGLQEFRHYSEKISFSSGLGFPGRVWGHQRPEWIWDIALEPETSFLRKYPAMECGLRSGLAIPVSANSQVVAIMVFFTRSPNDGDQQLVGLIGAIAMQLGALMLRKRDEEALRLMNEELALARDRALEANRTKSTFVANMSHELRTPLNAIIGYSEMLQEDADELGLQDFVQDLQKIYQSGKHLLDLINDILDMTKIEAGKLEIHYDDFDVPILIRNTTTSIQPLLLKNNNHLIVDCDPQLGGIHADMTRLRQVLLNVLSNACKFTKSGEIQVKVSRQHFEQGEYFCFTISDTGIGISPENIQKLFQPFNQADSSTTRQYGGTGLGLAISHRLCQMMGGEITVQSVLGKGSIFTIYLPVNSEIAKQNNKPKLSVLSKQQLIANQSNLDDKLEKPVYPSILVIDDDPNVHQYTKSYLSHLGVFIYSAFNGEDGLDLAHKILPNAIILDVQMPSMSGWEVLKDLKSQPLTSGIPIILLTINNDYHESYEIGAQDYLFKPIDRDRLILSIDKHRPTPKAQLSILIIEDDINIRSMLRRMLEKENCLVIEAQDGHEALAVLVKQTPQLILLDLMMPNIDGFEFIHLLRLRQDLPSIPIIIITAKDLTNEDYVRLSGSVQKILQKTNFSYVQLLEEIVQRLYKFGILTKN from the coding sequence ATGGATAGCTCATCAAAAACCAAGTTGTTAATAGTTGACGATGAAGTGGATAACTTAGATCTGCTATATCGCATTTTTCATCATAGTTATCAGATTCTACGAGCTAAAAATGGATTTGAAGCTTTAGCGATTTTAGAAGGTGAGCCAGATATCGGTGTCATCATTTCCGATCAAAGAATGCCCATGATGTCGGGTACAGAGCTATTGAGTCAAGTTGCTGAGATTTATCCTGACACCTTACGCATTATCTTAACGGCTCATACAGATGTTCATGATTTGGTTGAAGCGATTAATCAATCAAAGGTTTTTAAATATATCACCAAGCCCTATCATGTCGAAGAATTGGTTCAGGTGATTCAACAGGCAACTGAAATCCATAAGTTGCTAAAGTCCAGAACTTCTAAACTGCGTAATGAACTAGAAAGCGCCGAAGCTAAATATAAAAGTATTTTTGAGAATGCGATCGAGGGGATTTTTCGGACAACGATCGATGGGCGTTATTTAATTGCCAACCCAATGTTGGCAAAAATTTATGGATATCCTTCTTCGTCATCACTGATTAATAGTGTCACCAATATTGCGAATCAGCTTTATGTAAATCCATCACGTCGCCAAGAATTTATTGATATTTTGCTATCCCATGAAACGGTTACTAATTTTGAGTCACAGGTCTATCGACGGGATGGCACAAAAATCTGGATTTCAGAAAATGTGCGGGCAGTTCGAGATGAAGAGGGAACTCTAATCGGTTTTGAAGGTACGGTTCAAGATATTACTCAACGCAAGAGAGCCGAAGAAGAATCCCAGTTATTGCAACGCCTAACCCTAGAAATTAGTGCTGCCAACGACTTCCAATCTGCATTAGAAATTACTCTCAGCAAAATTTGTCAATTTACGGGATGGGACTATGGCGAAGCATGGATACCATCCCCTGATAGCCAAGTTTTGGTATGTAGTCCTGCATGGTATAGCAGCATTGAAGGATTGCAAGAATTTCGCCACTATAGTGAAAAGATTTCCTTCTCCTCAGGACTTGGCTTTCCGGGCAGAGTCTGGGGACATCAGCGCCCAGAATGGATTTGGGATATTGCCCTTGAACCTGAAACCAGCTTTCTCCGCAAATATCCTGCGATGGAATGTGGTTTGCGATCAGGCTTGGCGATTCCTGTGAGCGCCAATAGTCAGGTTGTAGCGATCATGGTTTTTTTTACTAGATCCCCAAATGATGGCGATCAGCAATTGGTGGGTTTAATCGGGGCGATCGCTATGCAGTTAGGAGCCTTGATGTTGCGTAAACGGGATGAGGAAGCACTGCGATTGATGAATGAAGAACTTGCCCTAGCCCGCGATCGCGCCTTAGAAGCTAATCGTACAAAAAGTACCTTTGTGGCAAATATGAGCCATGAGTTACGCACCCCCCTCAATGCCATCATCGGTTATAGCGAAATGTTGCAAGAGGACGCGGATGAACTTGGCTTACAGGATTTTGTTCAAGATCTCCAAAAAATTTATCAATCGGGAAAGCATTTACTGGATTTGATTAACGATATTTTGGACATGACCAAAATCGAAGCAGGTAAATTAGAAATCCATTACGATGATTTTGATGTTCCTATTCTGATTAGAAATACCACTACATCAATTCAACCATTACTTCTCAAAAATAATAATCACTTAATTGTCGATTGCGATCCTCAGCTTGGGGGCATTCATGCAGATATGACTCGCCTGCGGCAAGTTCTATTAAATGTGTTAAGCAACGCTTGTAAGTTCACCAAATCAGGGGAAATTCAAGTCAAGGTCAGTCGGCAGCATTTTGAACAAGGAGAATATTTTTGCTTTACGATTAGCGATACGGGAATTGGCATTAGTCCTGAAAATATTCAAAAGCTGTTTCAACCTTTTAATCAAGCCGATAGTTCTACGACTCGCCAGTATGGAGGTACAGGTTTGGGACTTGCTATTAGCCATCGTCTTTGTCAGATGATGGGCGGCGAAATTACAGTACAGAGTGTATTGGGCAAAGGATCAATCTTCACGATCTATTTACCAGTTAATAGTGAAATTGCGAAACAGAATAACAAGCCTAAACTATCGGTATTATCAAAGCAGCAATTAATTGCCAATCAGTCCAATTTAGATGACAAATTAGAAAAACCAGTTTATCCATCGATTTTAGTGATTGATGACGATCCTAATGTTCATCAATATACAAAATCCTATTTGAGTCACCTCGGCGTATTTATTTATTCCGCCTTCAATGGTGAGGATGGTCTGGATTTAGCCCATAAAATTTTGCCTAATGCCATTATTTTGGATGTGCAAATGCCATCAATGAGTGGATGGGAAGTTCTGAAGGATTTAAAGTCACAACCATTGACTTCAGGAATTCCGATTATCTTGCTGACAATTAATAATGACTACCATGAGAGTTATGAGATTGGCGCACAGGATTACTTATTTAAGCCCATCGATCGCGATCGCTTGATTCTCTCAATTGATAAACATCGCCCTACGCCTAAGGCTCAGTTATCAATCTTGATTATCGAAGATGATATTAATATCCGCTCAATGCTGAGGCGCATGTTAGAAAAGGAGAACTGCCTTGTTATAGAGGCACAGGATGGACATGAGGCTTTAGCTGTACTGGTTAAACAGACTCCCCAATTGATTTTGCTAGATCTGATGATGCCAAATATCGACGGGTTTGAGTTTATTCATTTACTCAGATTGCGGCAAGATCTTCCTTCCATTCCCATTATCATCATTACCGCTAAGGATTTGACTAACGAAGATTATGTGCGGTTGAGTGGCTCTGTCCAGAAAATTCTCCAAAAGACAAACTTCAGCTATGTGCAGTTACTAGAAGAAATTGTGCAACGCCTGTATAAATTTGGCATCTTGACTAAAAATTAG
- the thyD gene encoding thylakoid membrane protein ThyD, producing MKIVVTGATGFVGTKLVEQLHALGDRIVVLARNSQKASSLFPQSSFPNVEVVGYNPLKLGDWAGVISGSDAVINLAGEPLAGVRWTDKRKQEIRDSRILTTKVLVEAIAQAEVKPQVLISGSAIGYYGTSLDKTFDEYSVAGDDFLANVCKYWEDAAEAVTGLGVRLVKLRTGIVLGMGGAIAKMLPIFQVGGGGKLGTGKQWFSWIHRDDLIELIIYALKNSEVTGAINATAPQPVTNEDFTIALSKAIKRPAFLPAPAAALILVFGEGATVLLDGQRVIPHKAEIYKFAFKYPDIDSALTQILA from the coding sequence ATGAAAATTGTAGTGACAGGTGCTACGGGATTTGTCGGAACCAAATTAGTTGAGCAATTACATGCTTTGGGCGATCGCATTGTGGTCTTAGCTCGTAATTCCCAAAAAGCCAGTAGTCTATTTCCCCAGTCATCTTTTCCCAATGTGGAAGTGGTTGGCTACAACCCATTGAAGTTGGGAGATTGGGCAGGGGTGATTTCTGGTAGTGATGCCGTCATTAACCTTGCGGGTGAACCCCTTGCAGGTGTGCGCTGGACTGATAAACGTAAGCAGGAGATCCGCGATAGTCGTATTTTAACTACTAAAGTATTGGTTGAAGCGATCGCCCAAGCCGAAGTGAAGCCTCAAGTTTTAATCAGTGGCTCAGCGATCGGCTATTACGGAACCAGCCTCGATAAGACCTTTGATGAATATAGCGTCGCAGGCGATGACTTTTTGGCAAATGTTTGTAAATACTGGGAAGATGCGGCTGAGGCTGTTACTGGCTTGGGGGTACGCCTAGTAAAGCTCAGAACAGGTATTGTTTTGGGTATGGGTGGTGCGATCGCCAAGATGCTACCAATTTTCCAAGTTGGTGGTGGCGGTAAACTGGGAACAGGTAAGCAATGGTTTTCATGGATTCATCGCGATGATCTCATCGAGCTAATCATCTATGCGCTGAAAAATTCGGAAGTGACGGGCGCAATCAATGCCACAGCTCCTCAACCTGTGACCAATGAAGATTTTACGATTGCCCTATCCAAAGCAATCAAACGTCCTGCTTTTTTGCCAGCACCTGCGGCGGCTTTAATCTTGGTATTTGGTGAGGGAGCAACCGTATTGTTAGATGGTCAGCGTGTGATTCCCCACAAAGCCGAAATCTATAAATTTGCTTTTAAATATCCCGATATTGATTCAGCATTAACCCAAATTTTGGCTTAA
- a CDS encoding CPBP family intramembrane glutamic endopeptidase → MNFDRLISRLNSYQAPIRIILFLLTLLAIWLPIAAPMYLIFGEPVGIALTILLYCEFLGLIWFWGRKISQYAHPFRYYGLSFTGKNGRDFLFGLSLGSATLFIFMGLQASLGWLALQTVHWHDPLPTRLLPAIGVYFVDWQGAIAPGLLTSIGVGFAEEMLFRGWILSELERDYSKKTALISASLFFAVLHFIKPLNVILATWSQFVGLVILSMALVLARWRCDGRLGVAIGLHGGLVWCYYIVNTTHLLKPTGAVPEWVTGLNGNPLAGLMGIIFLSAIAIGFHKFPKNKARPS, encoded by the coding sequence GTGAACTTCGATCGCTTAATTTCTCGATTAAACTCCTATCAGGCTCCAATCCGCATCATCCTATTTTTGCTGACATTACTAGCCATCTGGCTACCGATCGCAGCACCGATGTATTTGATTTTTGGCGAACCAGTGGGGATTGCGCTCACAATTTTGTTGTATTGTGAATTTTTGGGCTTAATTTGGTTTTGGGGGCGCAAAATTTCTCAATATGCCCATCCCTTTCGCTATTACGGGCTATCTTTTACTGGTAAAAATGGGCGTGATTTTTTATTTGGTTTGAGCTTAGGGAGTGCCACCCTCTTTATTTTTATGGGTTTACAAGCGAGCTTAGGTTGGCTAGCCTTGCAAACGGTGCATTGGCATGATCCCCTACCAACAAGATTATTACCAGCGATCGGAGTCTATTTTGTGGATTGGCAAGGCGCGATCGCCCCAGGGCTATTGACTTCGATCGGTGTAGGCTTTGCGGAGGAAATGCTGTTTCGTGGCTGGATTTTGTCAGAACTTGAGCGGGACTACTCTAAAAAGACGGCGCTGATTTCCGCCAGTCTCTTTTTTGCAGTTTTGCATTTTATTAAACCCCTAAATGTCATTCTGGCGACATGGAGTCAATTTGTCGGTTTGGTCATTCTCAGTATGGCGCTAGTACTGGCAAGGTGGCGTTGTGATGGTCGTTTAGGTGTGGCGATCGGTTTGCATGGGGGACTAGTGTGGTGTTATTACATCGTCAATACAACCCATTTGCTCAAACCCACAGGGGCTGTACCTGAGTGGGTGACGGGGCTGAATGGTAATCCCCTAGCAGGTTTGATGGGGATCATCTTTTTAAGTGCGATCGCGATCGGGTTTCATAAATTTCCCAAAAATAAAGCCAGACCAAGTTGA
- the clpS gene encoding ATP-dependent Clp protease adapter ClpS — protein sequence MSTETITRPTTIRKIAPRYRVLLHNDDYNSMEYVVQTLMQVVNGLTQPQAVDIMMAAHASGCALVITCVQEHAEFYCEGLQSKGLTSTIEPEE from the coding sequence ATGTCTACCGAAACTATCACTCGTCCTACAACCATACGCAAAATTGCCCCAAGATATCGAGTTTTATTGCATAACGACGACTACAACTCGATGGAATATGTAGTCCAAACCTTAATGCAGGTTGTTAATGGGCTAACCCAGCCTCAAGCTGTGGATATTATGATGGCTGCCCATGCTAGTGGCTGCGCTCTAGTGATTACCTGTGTACAGGAACATGCTGAGTTTTATTGTGAAGGACTACAAAGTAAAGGTTTAACTAGCACCATCGAACCAGAAGAATAG
- a CDS encoding energy-coupling factor transporter transmembrane component T family protein produces MKIQTVKYDSLFTRLDFRSKLVTILSITILAFVWESPIAGGILMLSVILACVLAGVRLNYLGTILKVMIPFYLFLIVSMGFFNVEQVKLLAHKSELTTIFSFPQTWWLIGGAKMSWEGTLYGLNIVFKTLTMILVIPLAIFTTDVNQMTVGMVRAKIPYKVVFIFSSTLRFVPLLLEEVQSIIESQRLRGLNFEKMSVVKKAQVYAKVAVPLILNSLSKSQKLEIVLQSKAFSGSSNRTYLHESALTIPDYVLMIGSVVLFIVAIALYFGFGIGKFSWLIYP; encoded by the coding sequence ATGAAAATCCAAACCGTTAAATACGATTCTCTGTTCACGCGCTTAGATTTTCGGTCTAAGTTAGTAACTATACTGTCCATTACGATACTTGCCTTTGTTTGGGAAAGTCCGATTGCTGGCGGTATCTTGATGCTGAGTGTAATTTTAGCTTGTGTTCTCGCAGGAGTGCGACTGAACTACTTAGGAACAATTTTAAAGGTGATGATTCCTTTTTATCTTTTTTTGATAGTGAGTATGGGATTCTTTAATGTGGAGCAAGTAAAACTTCTCGCTCACAAATCAGAGTTGACGACTATATTTAGCTTTCCGCAGACATGGTGGCTGATTGGTGGTGCAAAAATGAGTTGGGAAGGAACATTGTATGGATTGAATATAGTCTTTAAGACCCTAACGATGATTTTAGTAATTCCCTTAGCAATTTTTACAACTGATGTGAATCAGATGACTGTAGGCATGGTCAGGGCTAAGATTCCCTATAAAGTGGTATTTATCTTTTCATCTACCTTACGATTTGTACCATTGCTATTAGAGGAAGTGCAATCAATTATTGAGTCTCAGCGCTTACGAGGGCTGAATTTTGAGAAGATGAGTGTTGTCAAGAAAGCACAGGTTTATGCCAAGGTTGCCGTGCCTTTAATTTTAAATTCCCTTTCCAAATCCCAAAAATTAGAGATTGTTTTACAGTCAAAAGCTTTTTCTGGCAGTTCCAATCGTACCTATCTCCATGAGTCGGCACTCACTATTCCTGATTATGTATTAATGATTGGTTCAGTTGTGCTGTTTATTGTCGCGATCGCCTTATATTTTGGTTTCGGAATCGGTAAGTTTAGTTGGTTAATTTATCCCTAA
- a CDS encoding ABC transporter ATP-binding protein, producing the protein MEAIAVLDKVSYIYPNSKETVLKDISLTINKGEFLGVIGATGAGKTTLCLALTGIVPQFYGGRFFGKIAIAGLDSLEHPVSELARHVGIVFEDPEVQITATSVENEIAFALENLCVPREEILRRIPIVLKSVRLEGFEQKNPQELSGGQKQRLAISAALALQPDLLILDEPTSQLDPIGSQEVFATVRELKEKLGVAIVMVSHAAEEMAEFCDRIALLSEGKLQALGTPAEIYGQVDLLQKNKLRPPEVAQAFHKIQQKGIHLDRIPVTLESGMQALEILRSQSQIIAPPDFSTLNSINLNKSPVLSVQNLQHIYDDGTEALKDISIDIYEGEYVLVVGQNGAGKSTLVKHFLNLLKPTSGKVLVRDRDTSQLSVSELAQSIGYLAQNPDNQIFNTSVEKEVSFALPFLGYKPEAVKQETTRSLKAMQLWEHRNAHPLSLPKGERGRIVIAALLAMNPDIIIFDEPTTGQDYQGADSILEVSRQLHQMGKTVIVITHHLYLMPDYADRAIVMGKGTVLLDAPLRQAYHQTDLLESTYLTPPQSVVLSQHLSKICDRDYPLVTPQEFANCFAVN; encoded by the coding sequence ATGGAAGCGATCGCCGTCTTAGACAAAGTTTCTTATATCTATCCCAACTCCAAGGAGACAGTATTAAAGGATATTTCCTTAACGATTAATAAAGGAGAATTTTTAGGTGTTATTGGCGCGACGGGGGCAGGTAAAACCACACTATGCCTAGCCCTCACAGGTATCGTCCCCCAGTTTTATGGCGGTAGGTTTTTTGGCAAAATTGCGATCGCAGGTTTAGATAGCCTCGAACATCCCGTAAGTGAGCTAGCGCGACACGTGGGTATCGTCTTTGAAGATCCTGAAGTCCAGATCACCGCAACATCTGTCGAAAATGAAATTGCCTTTGCCTTAGAAAATCTCTGTGTTCCTCGCGAAGAAATTCTACGCCGCATTCCCATCGTTTTAAAATCTGTGCGCCTTGAAGGTTTCGAGCAGAAGAATCCTCAAGAATTATCAGGTGGTCAAAAACAAAGATTAGCGATCTCCGCCGCCCTTGCCCTTCAGCCTGATTTACTGATCCTCGATGAGCCAACCTCACAACTTGATCCCATTGGTTCCCAAGAAGTATTTGCCACCGTTAGAGAACTCAAAGAGAAACTGGGGGTCGCAATTGTGATGGTGTCCCATGCTGCCGAAGAAATGGCAGAGTTTTGCGATCGCATTGCCTTGCTATCAGAGGGCAAATTGCAAGCCCTTGGCACGCCTGCGGAAATTTACGGACAGGTAGATTTATTGCAAAAAAATAAATTACGTCCTCCCGAAGTTGCCCAAGCATTTCATAAAATTCAGCAAAAAGGCATTCATCTTGATCGGATTCCCGTTACCTTAGAATCTGGAATGCAAGCTTTAGAGATTTTGCGATCGCAAAGTCAAATCATTGCTCCCCCAGATTTCTCAACACTAAATTCTATCAACCTCAACAAATCCCCTGTTCTATCAGTCCAAAATCTCCAACATATCTATGATGATGGTACTGAAGCATTAAAAGATATCTCCATTGATATCTATGAAGGCGAATATGTCCTCGTCGTTGGACAGAATGGAGCAGGGAAAAGTACTTTGGTTAAGCATTTCCTGAATCTCCTCAAACCCACTAGTGGCAAAGTATTAGTACGCGATCGCGATACGAGTCAACTATCCGTCAGCGAACTTGCTCAATCTATCGGGTATCTCGCCCAAAACCCCGACAATCAAATCTTCAATACTAGTGTTGAGAAAGAAGTCTCCTTCGCATTGCCATTCCTCGGCTATAAACCTGAAGCAGTCAAACAAGAAACAACCCGCAGTCTCAAAGCCATGCAGCTATGGGAACATCGTAACGCTCATCCCTTATCTTTACCGAAAGGCGAACGCGGTAGGATCGTGATTGCTGCTCTATTGGCAATGAATCCCGATATTATCATTTTTGATGAACCAACCACAGGACAGGACTATCAAGGTGCAGATTCTATTCTAGAAGTGAGTCGGCAACTGCATCAAATGGGCAAGACTGTAATTGTGATTACGCACCATTTATATTTAATGCCCGATTACGCCGATCGCGCGATCGTCATGGGCAAAGGCACAGTTTTACTAGATGCCCCCTTGCGCCAAGCCTATCATCAGACTGATTTACTAGAGTCCACCTATCTCACCCCACCACAGTCTGTAGTGCTATCACAGCACCTCAGTAAAATCTGCGATCGGGACTATCCACTTGTTACTCCCCAAGAATTTGCCAATTGTTTTGCCGTAAATTAG